TTTGGACTTTTCAAAACAAAAGGCTTGTCAATTAAGTAAACAAAGTAGTGTTGCAAGACTGATTGTTGATGCTAAATTAATCTTGTGGGATGAAGCTTCAATGGCAAAAAAAGAAGCAATAGAAGCGTTTCATTGTCTTCTTACAGATATAATGGAATCTGATCTTCCCTTTGGAGGAAAAACAATTATCTTTGGCGGTGATTTTCGACAAACCCTGCCTGTTATTGAACATCTACCTCCACCAGATTTGGTCCAATCAACTCTTTTATGCTCGCATTTATGGTCTCATATGTGTAAACTACAACTAGGAACAAATATGAGAGCTACTTTAGATCCAGCATTTTCAGCTTTTTTGCTTAGAGTTGGAGAAGGTGTTGAACCTGTTGATGAACATGGTCAAATATCTCTGTCACCTCATATGGTTATTCCttatcaaaacaaacaagaatcgCTTGACAGGTTATAATCATTGAGTGTGTTATTAACCGTTCTTTCTGTCTATGTTCTTTCATTCCTCCATCTAATTACATGTACAATCTTCCAAGTTACTTAGGACCATATTTCCTGATCTGAATCTATACTCATGTGATCCTTACCAAATGATAAATAGATGTGTCCTTTGTCCCAAAAATTCTTCAGTGGATGAAATTAATGAGATGATGATTGCAAAATTCCCTGGATGTCTTCACAGATATATAAGCTGTGATAGAACTGTTGTTAGGAGATATCAAGCGGATTATCAGGACTTTCTAAATTCTCTGAACCCAAAAGGTCTGCCTCCTCATGAactcttgctcaaagaaaacTGTCCTATAATACTCCTCAGAAATGTGAATCCAACGGATGGTCTTTGCAATGGCACCAGATTAATTTGTAGACAATTGGCTGACCACACAATTTTTGCCGAAATTGTCTCTCGTCCTCATAGAGGCAAAAAGGTCTTCATCCCAAAAATTCCTTTGCAAACTTCTGACACCGAAAAAAATGGTATTCCATTCATACGGACACAGTTTCCTGTCCGTTTATGCTTCGCAATGACAATCAATAAATCTCAGGGTCAAACTCTTGACTATGTCGGAATTTACCTCCGTGAACCGGTCTTTTCTCACGGCCAGCTTTATGTTGCTCTCTCTAAAGCTAGAAATTCTTCTGCAGTTAAAGTTTTGATTGCTCCGGGTACTTCTGATGATGTTAAAACTTATTGTAAAACAAGGAATGTTGTCTTTCAAGATATCTTTAAATTCGTTAACATATGATATATGAGGTATGATCAGTCATACCATTGATTACTTATT
The Coffea eugenioides isolate CCC68of unplaced genomic scaffold, Ceug_1.0 ScVebR1_1422;HRSCAF=2269, whole genome shotgun sequence DNA segment above includes these coding regions:
- the LOC113755329 gene encoding ATP-dependent DNA helicase PIF1-like; amino-acid sequence: MVRGHKIASFREACLELGLLESDSYIEQALEEAAHFQMPYMLRSLFAMLLFYCYPKNPKHLWQSFEEHLSSDYKRSSAHRHCTPIEIKRKVLQDINVTLEHMGKNLDDYHFLEDSFTSSHTERLTKEIQSETTIPIDPEDLLLAEKLNSSQRHAFDLILDSVSCSKGQTFFVDGPGGTGKTFLYRALLVSLRSHGYVAIAVATSGVAASLLPGGRTAHSRFKIPLDFSKQKACQLSKQSSVARLIVDAKLILWDEASMAKKEAIEAFHCLLTDIMESDLPFGGKTIIFGGDFRQTLPVIEHLPPPDLVQSTLLCSHLWSHMCKLQLGTNMRATLDPAFSAFLLRVGEGVEPVDEHGQISLSPHMVIPYQNKQESLDRCVLCPKNSSVDEINEMMIAKFPGCLHRYISCDRTVVRRYQADYQDFLNSLNPKGLPPHELLLKENCPIILLRNVNPTDGLCNGTRLICRQLADHTIFAEIVSRPHRGKKVFIPKIPLQTSDTEKNGIPFIRTQFPVRLCFAMTINKSQGQTLDYVGIYLREPVFSHGQLYVALSKARNSSAVKVLIAPGTSDDVKTYCKTRNVVFQDIFKFVNI